From Pirellulales bacterium, the proteins below share one genomic window:
- a CDS encoding protein kinase, with amino-acid sequence MNNGDSTANEPSKAPVGNGATGLKGSRALLLWLSQLVRVAEGSATPVGAAVLARMPTKLGSFRLQGLLGMGTFGVVFRAEDTVLGRQVALKVAWPYVMYDPVASKRFVKEPEAAAALNHSGIVKVYKSGWVGSVCYIALELIDGPAMNEWMKTQSHVPARLAADIMREVAEAIQFIHANDLIHRDIKPSNILLKPNAEAGEFGYAPVITDLGLARRVRASAVIAESATQAIVGTDYYMSPEQALGQKANERSDVFSLGVVLYELVCGRRPFEGENSEQVRQRIIYDEPPSIRGFRNRVPKDLTAIIMRCLEKSPDNRYASAQAFRDDLANFLAGKLVEARLPTACERSWKLVKRNPSESALVAIAMASMILVAGLIGAWVRDRGFAADQIEAAATIERQHQYAASIQHAVEARTRGGRREVRRLLEECRALAENPARMGIEWEYLWSQVNEEDRTLPGHAGRVHSVRFAPGGDTLFSAGEDGRVIAWDTSTWTKQYELNDNMNEVNVAEVSADGSMLAVAGDEGRVVVHRVVDGTIIFDEPVVDGQVFALTWLGDQLKFAVGGTNAVVSIVDPITGKLLRSDPLTASAEAVARDPGHPIEIQSLAYLPNDESLAVAIKPGGLSIMDTATLKEINRFDHIPFSAIRNICHIPVGPGYLAVNYFLGSIQIWDLRERVKVADFAVEDEPRSLRYSPQTKTLAAILRNGNVHAWEIQNVLDEERPVGRRIHAHSGRGTSVDISPDGRWLITAGSDQVIRLWGKHVIGYPFDIVLGNLPRSIEFSPCGRWMAVVDSSTARPQQITMYNAASSAPVWSTEDTSEAAGNFVPTENHSVSVAFNPLKPTVVCLEGDRTVRERDCASGRILNDYRSPSAEDHGLSGFTPDAESLIIRSGKTGPFLLDQSLNEVASDEPLSHWTLGKFRTTRGDLWLDSKNAEKTFLRLTPASPPFLKLPGLNERVLPATISANGRYLAAGSVDRIVFIWDLDNVASFAKLIGHQDRITKVQFSSDGETLLSHSQLDGTVHFWHLPTRSALLSIGSKDERIVCMGLNPAGNMLVFGVEWNGHYGLQIHRLGADGAALPAKFASAASSEN; translated from the coding sequence ATGAATAACGGCGACTCGACGGCTAATGAACCCAGCAAGGCTCCGGTCGGTAATGGCGCAACCGGTCTCAAGGGCTCACGCGCGCTGCTTCTATGGCTGTCGCAGCTTGTACGCGTCGCAGAGGGGAGCGCCACTCCGGTAGGCGCGGCCGTCTTAGCCCGGATGCCGACAAAGCTCGGCTCTTTCCGTCTGCAAGGTCTGCTCGGTATGGGGACGTTCGGCGTCGTTTTCCGTGCCGAGGATACGGTCTTGGGACGCCAAGTCGCGCTAAAGGTGGCATGGCCCTACGTCATGTATGACCCGGTCGCCAGTAAGCGATTCGTCAAGGAGCCCGAAGCGGCTGCGGCGCTTAATCATTCAGGAATCGTCAAAGTCTATAAATCCGGCTGGGTCGGCTCGGTATGCTACATCGCGCTGGAGCTTATCGACGGTCCGGCGATGAATGAATGGATGAAGACCCAATCGCACGTGCCGGCTCGACTTGCCGCTGACATCATGCGCGAGGTCGCCGAGGCGATTCAATTCATTCATGCAAATGATTTGATTCATCGCGACATCAAGCCCAGCAATATTCTCTTAAAGCCTAATGCGGAGGCCGGAGAATTCGGATACGCGCCGGTCATAACTGATTTGGGTTTAGCACGGCGGGTACGTGCTTCGGCCGTCATCGCCGAGTCCGCGACCCAGGCCATTGTCGGGACAGACTACTACATGTCGCCCGAGCAGGCGCTGGGACAAAAGGCCAACGAACGGTCCGACGTTTTCTCACTAGGGGTCGTGCTTTATGAGCTGGTTTGCGGCCGGCGGCCTTTCGAGGGCGAAAACTCTGAACAAGTGCGCCAGCGAATCATCTACGACGAGCCACCTTCCATTCGTGGTTTTCGTAATCGCGTCCCCAAGGACCTCACCGCGATCATCATGCGTTGCCTGGAAAAATCACCGGACAATCGTTACGCCTCGGCCCAGGCTTTTCGCGACGATCTGGCGAATTTTCTTGCCGGCAAGCTGGTCGAGGCCAGGTTGCCGACGGCGTGTGAGCGGAGCTGGAAGCTTGTTAAGCGGAACCCTTCGGAGTCAGCATTAGTGGCAATTGCAATGGCCAGCATGATTCTTGTCGCCGGGCTGATTGGTGCTTGGGTGAGAGACCGGGGATTTGCTGCTGACCAAATTGAGGCCGCCGCGACGATTGAGCGCCAGCATCAATATGCCGCCAGTATTCAGCACGCCGTTGAAGCACGCACACGTGGTGGCCGTCGCGAAGTTCGCCGGTTACTCGAAGAATGCCGGGCATTGGCCGAGAATCCTGCACGGATGGGTATCGAATGGGAGTATCTTTGGTCTCAAGTGAACGAAGAGGATCGCACATTACCTGGTCACGCCGGTAGGGTGCATAGCGTTCGATTTGCACCTGGTGGCGACACGCTGTTCTCGGCCGGAGAAGATGGGCGCGTGATCGCGTGGGATACTTCTACTTGGACCAAGCAATACGAACTTAATGACAATATGAATGAGGTCAACGTTGCTGAAGTCTCGGCCGATGGCTCAATGTTGGCCGTCGCTGGTGATGAGGGTCGGGTCGTCGTACATCGGGTCGTGGACGGTACGATCATATTTGACGAGCCGGTTGTCGATGGCCAGGTGTTTGCGCTCACGTGGTTGGGTGACCAACTGAAATTCGCCGTGGGTGGCACGAATGCCGTTGTGTCTATCGTTGATCCTATAACTGGCAAGCTCCTCCGGTCGGATCCACTGACGGCGTCAGCTGAAGCCGTCGCACGTGATCCTGGGCATCCGATCGAGATCCAGTCGTTAGCTTATTTGCCCAACGATGAATCGCTGGCAGTAGCCATTAAACCTGGCGGCCTGTCTATTATGGACACCGCCACGCTCAAGGAAATCAATCGATTTGACCACATACCCTTCTCTGCCATTCGAAATATCTGCCATATCCCAGTCGGCCCCGGTTACTTAGCGGTCAATTACTTTTTGGGCTCTATCCAGATTTGGGATCTGCGGGAGCGCGTCAAGGTCGCCGACTTTGCGGTAGAGGACGAACCAAGGTCGCTTCGATATTCACCTCAGACGAAAACGTTGGCCGCGATTCTTCGCAACGGCAATGTGCACGCCTGGGAAATTCAAAATGTGCTAGATGAAGAAAGGCCCGTTGGACGGCGTATCCATGCGCATAGCGGCCGTGGCACATCGGTCGACATTTCCCCGGACGGTCGCTGGCTCATCACCGCCGGCAGTGATCAGGTCATCAGGTTATGGGGAAAGCACGTTATTGGATACCCCTTTGACATCGTCTTGGGGAACCTGCCTCGAAGTATTGAGTTCTCGCCGTGTGGACGTTGGATGGCTGTCGTCGACAGTTCGACGGCGCGCCCGCAACAGATCACCATGTACAATGCGGCTAGCAGCGCTCCCGTGTGGTCGACCGAAGACACTTCCGAAGCCGCTGGGAATTTCGTACCTACCGAGAACCATTCTGTGTCCGTCGCTTTCAATCCGCTTAAACCGACGGTGGTCTGTTTGGAAGGCGATCGCACCGTACGTGAGCGCGATTGTGCCAGCGGGCGGATACTAAACGACTACCGGTCACCCTCCGCTGAAGATCATGGACTCTCGGGATTCACTCCTGATGCGGAGTCCTTGATTATACGCAGCGGTAAGACCGGTCCATTTCTCTTGGATCAGTCTCTGAATGAAGTGGCGAGCGACGAACCATTATCGCATTGGACCCTCGGCAAGTTTCGCACTACACGCGGCGATCTCTGGTTGGATAGTAAGAATGCGGAAAAGACGTTCCTTCGCTTGACGCCTGCGTCGCCGCCTTTCCTAAAGCTGCCGGGTCTCAATGAAAGAGTATTGCCCGCAACAATATCCGCCAATGGTCGCTATCTTGCGGCTGGCAGCGTGGACAGAATCGTGTTCATCTGGGACTTGGACAATGTTGCTTCGTTCGCCAAGTTAATCGGCCATCAAGACCGAATTACCAAAGTCCAATTCTCCAGCGACGGCGAAACGCTACTAAGCCATTCGCAGCTTGACGGGACCGTCCACTTCTGGCATCTGCCAACCCGCTCAGCGCTTCTTTCGATTGGGAGCAAAGATGAGCGGATCGTCTGCATGGGACTCAACCCTGCGGGGAATATGCTTGTATTTGGCGTCGAGTGGAACGGGCACTATGGATTACAGATCCACAGGCTCGGCGCGGATGGAGCCGCTCTGCCGGCCAAATTTGCATCCGCCGCGTCGAGCGAGAATTAG
- a CDS encoding sigma-70 family RNA polymerase sigma factor has translation MAQGQSQPARRTLLPICPRSRGSDRKLAKNPEKMRESAWGPDFPLPISVPVAWDADQRRIGHEFSEVFFGDKPLRLKSPPAPVMLLGGGLRQQRLCDTTRCLLGIEFLTVPLFRGCAAMAIGTENSTGTSEPDRWTAEARSGSMAALDKLLVLVAERLREELDGRRVRGLSPSRSGSDLIQDTLLVIRKKFPYFKGETFGEFKRWARGILHWQRMTCMRSHRRRTSDAKKRRIWQAVALRRNLSNDDRSKQEGGDSIEQRDEWDRAFAALRRLKPHEQYILKLRYIDSLPFAAIASLVNSSDDTVSRSCRRALNRLRRRLER, from the coding sequence ATGGCGCAGGGTCAGAGCCAACCGGCTCGTCGGACCCTACTCCCTATCTGCCCGAGGTCTCGTGGATCGGACAGGAAATTGGCTAAAAATCCAGAAAAGATGCGCGAATCGGCTTGGGGCCCGGATTTCCCGCTGCCAATCTCGGTGCCTGTGGCATGGGATGCCGATCAGCGACGTATCGGACATGAGTTTTCGGAAGTTTTTTTTGGCGACAAACCGCTCCGGTTGAAGTCGCCGCCGGCGCCGGTCATGCTATTGGGTGGCGGGTTGCGCCAGCAGCGATTATGCGATACGACGCGTTGCCTTCTTGGCATTGAATTCTTGACCGTTCCGCTATTCAGGGGTTGTGCAGCTATGGCAATCGGAACGGAGAATTCCACCGGAACTTCGGAGCCGGACCGCTGGACTGCCGAAGCCCGGTCTGGATCGATGGCGGCACTCGACAAGCTCCTTGTACTGGTTGCCGAGCGTTTGCGCGAGGAGCTTGACGGCCGTAGAGTTCGCGGTCTGAGTCCATCGCGCAGCGGGTCCGATTTGATTCAGGACACTCTACTTGTGATCCGAAAGAAGTTCCCTTATTTCAAAGGCGAGACTTTCGGAGAGTTCAAACGCTGGGCACGCGGGATTTTGCATTGGCAACGTATGACCTGCATGCGAAGTCACCGGCGGCGGACAAGCGACGCCAAGAAACGGCGGATTTGGCAGGCCGTCGCGCTCAGAAGGAATCTGTCCAATGATGATCGATCAAAACAAGAGGGCGGCGATTCAATCGAGCAACGTGACGAATGGGACCGAGCATTCGCAGCGCTCCGGCGTCTGAAGCCGCACGAGCAATATATCCTCAAGCTGCGATATATCGACAGCTTGCCCTTCGCCGCGATCGCGTCGTTAGTCAATAGCAGCGATGATACGGTGTCGCGATCCTGCCGGAGAGCGCTTAATCGCCTTCGCAGGAGACTTGAACGATGA